The Musa acuminata AAA Group cultivar baxijiao chromosome BXJ2-2, Cavendish_Baxijiao_AAA, whole genome shotgun sequence genome has a segment encoding these proteins:
- the LOC103975336 gene encoding embryogenesis-like protein codes for MRRSARFLLHKSISAFSSLPAILTKPPTPVPPGLPFSSFRLMRCPLPPSLGRHGFATGGGPLDHSKEVDEINLKFAEAREEIEAAMESKETIYFDEEAECAREAVKTVLDMFEGLLARLPEKERMALQRSMGLKIEQLKAELKQLDD; via the coding sequence ATGCGGCGAAGCGCTCGGTTTCTGCTCCACAAATCCATCTccgccttctcctctcttcccgcGATCCTCACAAAACCTCCCACACCGGTCCCCCCTGGTCTCCCCTTCTCGTCCTTCCGCCTGATGCGATGCCCGCTCCCCCCGAGTCTTGGCCGCCATGGATTCGCCACCGGCGGAGGACCCCTTGACCACAGCAAGGAGGTGGATGAGATCAACCTGAAGTTCGCGGAGGCCCGGGAAGAGATCGAAGCGGCGATGGAGTCGAAGGAGACGATCTACTTCGATGAGGAGGCGGAGTGCGCCCGCGAGGCGGTGAAGACGGTGCTGGATATGTTCGAAGGGCTGCTGGCGAGGTTGCCTGAGAAGGAGCGGATGGCGCTGCAGAGATCGATGGGGCTGAAGATTGAGCAGTTGAAGGCGGAGCTCAAGCAGTTGGATGATTAG
- the LOC103975334 gene encoding TSL-kinase interacting protein 1 isoform X1: MKASGSQHKGLAKKCLGCNKSKSLKITKQKREITGKKSSELDGQLHTSSIQLPQLEIQDMQTSLPEAAPGDLKFVQEQFQDFNGKVKLQLFPIDEATRKALEKNNHNPYLELTLTTRKRISSVVKHLNFKWGSSKLATGELMLFPYNVYLDNLANSIRWTLEDSDVTAADVHASLGSPAMFRLRYGWFSNLEQTACQTSMTSHSYEEPNKSFEKHITSGDKLLCKSSKGHGPCHMDDSANQAVETHLLLEKTIQNGVDQKNNSRSVNMSWVDCLSNMSFGAILSEVSETPVNLCHPLPAPNSSLQQIPMTCDSFDAAIASVMARHQPSNPSNRLIHSSILEAEETCHAFPFAKVASSSHNHPASTRDPPATENCSDMLGPQVGQTSLNNICPIPVTVDACSEPKSHSEDSLNGGNQFAGMNLSPPDSLGPLEYVAPCSREMNDGETIDLGGLITSSMDAFQNFSIF, encoded by the exons ATGAAAGCTTCTGGCTCTCAGCATAAAGGTCTTGCAAAAAAATGTCTTGGTTGCAACAAGTCCAAGAGCCTAAAGATCACAAAGCAGAAACGGGAGATCACGG GAAAAAAGAGTTCTGAGTTAGATGGACAACTTCACACTTCTTCTATCCAATTACCTCAGCTGGAGATTCAGGATATGCAAACTAGCTTACCGGAAGCAGCACCAGGAGATTTGAAATTTGTACAAGAACAATTTCAAGATTTCAATGGAAAAGTTAAGCTTCAGCTTTTTCCAATAGATGAAGCTACTAGGAAAGCATTGGAGAAG AATAATCACAACCCTTACCTGGAACTAACTTTAACAACTAGAAAAAGAATCTCTTCAGTGGTGAAGCACCTCAACTTCAAGTGGGGCAGTTCAAAATTGGCAACAGGAGAACTCATGCTTTTTCCGTACAATGTTTACCTGGATAATTTGGCCAACAGCATAAGATGGACTTTAGAAGACTCTGATGTCACCGCGGCTGATGTGCATGCTTCACTTGGTAGCCCTGCCATGTTTCGTTTAAG ATATGGTTGGTTCTCCAATCTTGAGCAAACAGCATGCCAGACATCTATGACATCGCATTCTTATGAGGAGCCTAATAAGAGTTTCGAAAAGCATATCACCAGTGGTGATAAACTGCTTTGTAAGTCGAGCAAAGGACATGGGCCATGCCATATGGATGATTCAGCGAACCAAGCAGTTGAAACACACCTTTTGTTGGAGAAAACTATCCAAAATGGG GTTGACCAGAAGAACAATAGCAGAAGTGTCAATATGTCATGGGTTGATTGCCTATCTAACATGAGCTTTGGTGCTATATTATCTGAAGTGTCGGAAACTCCTGTCAACCTTTGCCATCCATTACCTGCTCCAAATTCTAGTCTTCAGCAGATCCCTATGACCTGTGATTCATTTGATGCTGCTATTGCTTCCGTTATGGCCCGTCATCAACCCTCAAATCCATCAAACCGGTTGATCCATTCATCCATCTTGGAAGCAGAAGAAACATGCCATGCATTTCCATTTGCAAAGGTTGCTTCTTCAAGTCATAATCATCCAGCTTCAACTAGAGATCCTCCTGCCACAGAGAACTGTAGCGATATG CTAGGCCCTCAGGTGGGGCAGACATCACTAAACAATATTTGCCCTATACCAGTAACAGTTGATGCATGTTCGGAACCCAAATCTCATTCAGAAGATTCACTTAATGGCGGCAACCAATTTGCAGGGATGAACCTCAGTCCG CCTGATTCCCTAGGTCCCTTGGAGTACGTTGCCCCTTGCTCTAGAGAGATGAATGATGGGGAAACTATTGATCTTGGCGGATTGATTACAAGCAGCATGGATGCATTTCAAAACTTTTCAATTTTCTGA
- the LOC103975334 gene encoding TSL-kinase interacting protein 1 isoform X2, with the protein MKASGSQHKGLAKKCLGCNKSKSLKITKQKREITGKKSSELDGQLHTSSIQLPQLEIQDMQTSLPEAAPGDLKFVQEQFQDFNGKVKLQLFPIDEATRKALEKNNHNPYLELTLTTRKRISSVVKHLNFKWGSSKLATGELMLFPYNVYLDNLANSIRWTLEDSDVTAADVHASLGSPAMFRLRYGWFSNLEQTACQTSMTSHSYEEPNKSFEKHITSGDKLLCKSSKGHGPCHMDDSANQAVETHLLLEKTIQNGVDQKNNSRSVNMSWVDCLSNMSFGAILSEVSETPVNLCHPLPAPNSSLQQIPMTCDSFDAAIASVMARHQPSNPSNRLIHSSILEAEETCHAFPFAKVASSSHNHPASTRDPPATENCSDMT; encoded by the exons ATGAAAGCTTCTGGCTCTCAGCATAAAGGTCTTGCAAAAAAATGTCTTGGTTGCAACAAGTCCAAGAGCCTAAAGATCACAAAGCAGAAACGGGAGATCACGG GAAAAAAGAGTTCTGAGTTAGATGGACAACTTCACACTTCTTCTATCCAATTACCTCAGCTGGAGATTCAGGATATGCAAACTAGCTTACCGGAAGCAGCACCAGGAGATTTGAAATTTGTACAAGAACAATTTCAAGATTTCAATGGAAAAGTTAAGCTTCAGCTTTTTCCAATAGATGAAGCTACTAGGAAAGCATTGGAGAAG AATAATCACAACCCTTACCTGGAACTAACTTTAACAACTAGAAAAAGAATCTCTTCAGTGGTGAAGCACCTCAACTTCAAGTGGGGCAGTTCAAAATTGGCAACAGGAGAACTCATGCTTTTTCCGTACAATGTTTACCTGGATAATTTGGCCAACAGCATAAGATGGACTTTAGAAGACTCTGATGTCACCGCGGCTGATGTGCATGCTTCACTTGGTAGCCCTGCCATGTTTCGTTTAAG ATATGGTTGGTTCTCCAATCTTGAGCAAACAGCATGCCAGACATCTATGACATCGCATTCTTATGAGGAGCCTAATAAGAGTTTCGAAAAGCATATCACCAGTGGTGATAAACTGCTTTGTAAGTCGAGCAAAGGACATGGGCCATGCCATATGGATGATTCAGCGAACCAAGCAGTTGAAACACACCTTTTGTTGGAGAAAACTATCCAAAATGGG GTTGACCAGAAGAACAATAGCAGAAGTGTCAATATGTCATGGGTTGATTGCCTATCTAACATGAGCTTTGGTGCTATATTATCTGAAGTGTCGGAAACTCCTGTCAACCTTTGCCATCCATTACCTGCTCCAAATTCTAGTCTTCAGCAGATCCCTATGACCTGTGATTCATTTGATGCTGCTATTGCTTCCGTTATGGCCCGTCATCAACCCTCAAATCCATCAAACCGGTTGATCCATTCATCCATCTTGGAAGCAGAAGAAACATGCCATGCATTTCCATTTGCAAAGGTTGCTTCTTCAAGTCATAATCATCCAGCTTCAACTAGAGATCCTCCTGCCACAGAGAACTGTAGCGATATG acATAG